The following are from one region of the Micromonas commoda chromosome 12, complete sequence genome:
- a CDS encoding hypothetical protein (This model contains a PH domain profile and a protein kinase domain) yields MSTLAIDVERTAQNGVTSSNEPSPVGSMTHSPTGRKSPFTEDRIASIVGKKTLRRESSRGSAGSLAGLGLAGDASAATSPYGSAPPSRRESIGDLSAADDNGGWRDDVDASAGDDAASVGGASVSSGMDGGRRRSLGRASGASSVMSFASTVSAGGGGSRAKPADTNLPGAPGRFLSWLPREPTLEGTLEKQKSEGYFGSISRMFGMTKRGWKMRHFVLYDNHLFWGRGFSRMYGYGTVLSAKPAPEEGETAFSLELVTHPKFSLRRGGYDSLDYMQRLYGLCCSTHGYSVRVMRAGTVLDRDRWISSLQRGLPPPDGTTRPNGTNTPTSPIDAIDSQEQSVFGLSTPKMSPRSSPEPPEVVAGGLARSPGSSENIAEKVEESGGFSPRVGIKKSPRAKAPATLEEAREQSGLWTPRDTTGAEAEAAAAWEAAAHAAMLSEAAAAEEELAREAEEEIKAKADAAKRVANRADSRGGGSVSFADALDSVLEDEARAESKTPKATPVPGGGGKPPRPGKGFPPKKHDSAQSINRSSSSSGSDEDVKDSARGSPEDSTSPADEPDSPEPDYDTADEALSDAGSARTVLGTDDKTSGGGGAGSTGRRGDSVPAEWLAANTGGVRRNRLKSQVPPVSVLRKTSSIEQKSRHSKGGSLHIADAIGLLGGGSGSNPEPTDGPGSLRRKVSFREEGEIESTKLYAPTPTKRNPQGVGQTSAKYAPFAARGDGGGVPGTINELDDPSFDEALAGQFGSFSQQRALQQAAGRWVIPPQELKLGRRIGSGSFGVVYTADWNGTEVALKQMHDKSLSASNVQEFSGEIRMMQGMRHPNIVLFLGAVIQAPRLSIVCELMPLGSLHALLHGKTQNGVELATNGRLRRQMAQDCARGMSYLHSRSPPVVHHDLKPANLLVDSHWTLKVSDFGMSRLKHNTYLSSKSPGGTPEWMAPEVLRNDPTDERSDVYSFAVILWELITLKYPWEELSSPVQIVVQVAFLHRRPKLPTWLPAEAVALLQQCWHKDPDERPAFSAILGALKAEMPEAWVDQPTESPKAAAFAELARKEQPFSGPISPQRPRRRDRAPSPSGSVNSVNSLASSVNDSLGGSLRSASPSIEGNFVTLTGLKPIKTPKPAKKKGSSALGPNHMSENGAAAAEEDDDDDDDEDVFKGFPGMGRVKVPGTARSAGSASANDGLRTPPMSPSRSAPGSSSSGGVKSPDMAAAAGVLPKLSPLKIVRKLPTK; encoded by the exons ATGTCTACCCTGGCCATTGACGTCGAGAGGACCGCGCAAAACGGCGTGACCAGCTCG AACGAACCCTCGCCGGTGGGCAGCATGACCCACTCCCCCACCGGGCGAAAATCGCCTTTCACGGAGGATCGGATAGCCTCCATCGTGGGCAAGAAGACGCTGAGGCGGGAGAGCAGCCGGGGAAGCGCGGGATCGCTCGCGGGTTTAGGGTTagccggcgacgcctccgccgccaccagcCCGTacggctccgcgccgccgtcccgccgcgaGTCCATCGGCGATttgtccgccgcggatgacAACGGAGGTTGGAGGGACGAtgtcgacgcctccgccggggatgacgcggcgagcgtcgggggTGCGTCTGTATCGTCGGGGATGGACGgcggccggcgacggagcctgggacgcgcgtcgggcgcgtctTCCGTCATGTCGTTCGCCAGCACGGtgagcgccggcggcgggggctcccGCGCGAAGCCCGCGGATACCAACctgccgggcgcgccgggccggTTCCTGTCGTGGCTCCCTCGCGAGCCCACGCTGGAGGGCACGCTCGAGAAGCAGAAGAGCGAGGGCTACTTCGGCTCCATCTCCCGGATGTTCGGGATGACGAAACGCGGGTGGAAGATGCGACACTTTGTGCTGTACGATAACCACCTGTTCTGGGGCCGCGGGTTCAGCCGCATGTACGGCTACGGCACGGTGCTCAgcgccaagcccgcgccggaggagggcgagacgGCGTTTTCGCTCGAGCTGGTGACGCATCCAAAGTTTTCGTTGCGGCGTGGAGGGTACGATTCGCTCGATTACATGCAGCGGCTGTACGGGCTGTGCTGCAGTACGCACGGGTACAGCGTGCGGGTGATGCGAGCGGGAACCGTGCTGGACCGGGACCGGTGGATCTCGTCGCTCCAGCGGGGACTGCCCCCGCCGGACGGTACGACGCGACCGAACGGTACAAACACCCCGACGTCCCCCATAGACGCGATCGACTCGCAGGAGCAATCCGTGTTTGGACTCTCGACGCCCAAGatgtcgccgaggtcgtcgcccgAACCGcccgaggtcgtcgccggcggcttgGCGCGATCGCCAGGGAGCTCGGAAAACATCGCGGAGAAGGTCGAGGAATCCGGCGGGTTCTCGCCGCGAGTGGGGATCAAAAAGTCCCCGCGGGCcaaggcgcccgcgacgctgGAAGAGGCGCGAGAGCAGAGCGGGCTGTGGACCCCGCGCGacacgacgggcgcggaggctgaagccgcggcggcgtgggaggctgcggcgcacgcggctaTGCtgtccgaggcggcggcggcggaggaggaactcgccagggaggctgaggaggagatcaaggccaaggcggacgcggcgaagagagTGGCTAATCGCGCGGATTCGCGGGGGGGAGGATCCGTCTCGTTTGCCGATGCTTTGGACAGCgtgctcgaggacgaggcccgcgcggagTCGAAGACGCCCAAGGCGACTCccgtgcccggcggcggtggtaaGCCCCCTCGACCGGGGAAGGGCTTCCCCCCCAAGAAGCACGATTCGGCTCAGAGCATCAATCGATCGTCGTCCAGCTCGGgaagcgacgaggacgtcaagGACTCCGCCAGGGGTTCGCCGGAGGATTCGACATCCCCAGCCGACGAGCCCGACTCCCCCGAACCCGACTACgacaccgcggacgaggctCTCAGCGACGCCGGCAGCGCCAGGACGGTTCTCGGGACGGATGACAAGACgagcggaggaggaggcgccggatcgacggggcggcgcggcgactcCGTCCCAGCCGAGTGGCTCGCGGCcaacaccggcggcgtccgcagGAACCGTCTCAAGTCCCAAGTCCCTCCCGTCTCCGTGCTGCGAAAGACGAGCTCGATCGAGCAGAAGAGCCGACACTCGAAGGGCGGGTCGCTGcacatcgccgacgccatcggcttgctcggcggcggatccgggtCGAACCCCGAACCCACCGACGGACCTGGTTCGCTTCGTCGCAAGGTGAGCTTcagggaggagggcgagatCGAGAGCACCAAGCTGTacgcgcccacgcccacgAAGCGTAACCCGCAGGGCGTGGGCCAGACGTCGGCCAAGTACGCGCCCTttgccgcgcggggcgacggcggcggcgtccccgggaCGATCAACGAGTTGGACGATCCCTCCTTCGATGAAGCCCTCGCGGGGCAGTTCGGGTCCTTTTCGCAGCAGCGGGCGCTGCAACAGGCGGCCGGGCGGTGGGTGATCCCGCCGCAGGAGCTCAAGCTCGGGCGGCGCATCGGCAGCGGTTCCTTCGGCGTCGTGTACACCGCCGACTGGAACGGGACCGAGGTTGCGCTGAAACAGATGCACGATAAGAGCCTGAGCGCGTCCAACGTGCAGGAGTTCAGCGGCGAGATTCGAATGATGCAGGGCATGCGGCACCCGAACATCGTGctcttcctcggcgccgtgaTCCAGGCTCCGAGGCTGAGCATCGTGTGCGAGCTCATGCCCCTCGGGTCGCTTCACGCGCTGCTCCACGGCAAGACGCagaacggcgtcgagctggCGACCAACGGTCGGCTTCGCCGGCAGATGGCGCAGGActgcgcgcgggggatgAGCTACCTTCACAGCAGGTCCCCGCCGGTGGTGCACCACGACCTGAAGCCCGCGAATTTGCTCGTGGACTCGCACTGGACCCTCAAGGTTTCCGACTTTGGCATGTCCCGTCTGAAGCACAACACGTACCTGAGCTCCAAGTCCCCGGGAGGGACCCCGGAGTGGATGGCCCCGGAGGTGCTTCGAAACGACCCGACGGACGAGCGATCCGACGTGTACTCGTTCGCCGTCATCCTCTGGGAGCTGATCACGCTCAAGTATCCGTGGGAAGAGctctcgtcgccggtgcAGATTGTCGTGCAGGTTGCGTTTTTGCACCGAAGGCCCAAGCTGCCCACGTGGCTCCCCGCGGAGGCTGTCGCGTTGCTGCAGCAGTGCTGGCACAAGGATcccgacgagcgccccgcgttttccgccatcctcggcgccTTAAAGGCGGAGATGCCCGAGGCGTGGGTGGATCAGCCGACGGAATcgcccaaggcggcggcgtttgccGAGCTGGCGCGCAAGGAGCAGCCCTTCTCCGGGCCCATCTCGCCGCagcgaccccgccgccgcgatcgggcGCCGAGCCCCAGCGGCAGCGTCAACAGCGTCaactcgctcgcgtcgtccgtcaacgactccctcggcggctccctgcgaagcgcgtcgccgtccatcgAGGGTAACTTTGTCACCCTCACCGGCTTGAAGCCCATCAAGACGCCAAagccggcgaagaagaagggttCGAGCGCGTTGGGGCCGAATCACATGAGcgagaacggcgccgccgcggctgaggaggatgacgacgacgacgacgacgaggacgtgtTCAAGGGGTTCCCCGGGATGGGACGCGTCAAGGTGCCGGGaaccgcgaggagcgccgggtcggcgtccgcgaacgacggcttgcggacgccgcccatgtcgccgtcgaggagcgccccgggatcgtcgtcctcgggcgggGTCAAGTCGCCGgacatggccgccgccgcgggggtgctgCCGAAGCTCTCGCCGCTGAAGATCGTCCGCAAGTTGCCGACGAAGTGA
- a CDS encoding hypothetical protein (putative uncharacterized protein): MPPLLDGSALRRSLVQTPSERVMRKLSSTSPCAPTMPSTGKTRGKETFEHLRGILYPNSLVNGNTGTPVSFQAGMARLAEANARHVANRVRVSVKATPARVGSCEAAAAVADVAIARWHLERAAPGGDEDGALQDVIDKSLAKDAICNIDDLLDHAE, encoded by the coding sequence ATGCCgccgctcctcgacggctcCGCGCTTCGCAGGTCGCTCGTTCAAACTCCGTCGGAGCGAGTCATGCGGAAGCTCTCCAGCACCTCCCCGTGCGCCCCGACGATGCCGAGCACCGGCAAGACGCGGGGCAAGGAGACCTTCGAGCACCTCCGGGGCATCCTCTACCCCAACAGCCTCGTCAACGGCAACACGGGCACGCCCGTCTCTTTCCAGGCGGGCATGGCgcgactcgccgaggcgaacgccCGTCACGTCGCGAATCGAGTCAGGGTGAGCGTGAAGGCAACCCCCGCGAGGGTGGGCTCgtgcgaagccgccgccgccgtcgccgacgttgccatcgcgcgctggcacctcgagcgcgccgcgccgggaggcgacgaggacggcgcgctccaggACGTCATCGACAAGTCCCTCGCCAAGGATGCCATCTGCAACATCGACGACCTGCTCGACCACGCCGAGTGA